A single region of the Pogoniulus pusillus isolate bPogPus1 chromosome Z, bPogPus1.pri, whole genome shotgun sequence genome encodes:
- the LOC135173685 gene encoding protein FAM240B-like: MNSQYIRHEVRGCETSDLRNFWEKTIEEQTRYLQIEQERQRRSALTKLRNEWMERLEKRIKMLRTQPEDSSS; this comes from the exons ATGAATAGCCAATATATACGTCATGAAGTGCGGGGATGTGAAACTAGCGATCTGAGAAACTTCTGGGAGAAGACTATTGAAGAACAAACTCGGTACCTGCAAATTGAACAAGAACGTCAGCGAAGAAGTGCTCTGACAAA GCTGAGAAATGAATGGATGGAGAGGCTGGAAAAACGGATAAAGATGTTGAGGACTCAACCTGAAGACTCATCTAGCTGA